The following proteins are co-located in the Nocardioides piscis genome:
- a CDS encoding DUF4031 domain-containing protein — MSARRSRSTCPCIRSRCLDDPGGSPAVERWGRSWSHLASDVSFDELHDFARSNGIPARGFDRDHYDVPSERYADVLAAGAVPVSSRELVSRLRDAGLRRPKGDSRRGD; from the coding sequence GTGTCGGCTCGACGTTCTCGGTCGACCTGCCCCTGCATCCGGTCACGGTGTCTCGATGATCCTGGTGGATCCCCCGCGGTCGAGCGCTGGGGCCGGAGCTGGTCCCACCTGGCCAGTGACGTCTCGTTCGACGAGCTCCACGACTTCGCGCGCAGCAACGGGATCCCGGCCCGAGGCTTCGACCGGGACCACTACGACGTGCCGTCGGAGAGGTATGCCGATGTGCTGGCCGCCGGTGCCGTGCCGGTCAGCTCCCGCGAGCTCGTGTCGAGACTGCGCGACGCCGGCCTGCGCCGGCCCAAGGGCGACTCCCGACGCGGGGACTAG
- a CDS encoding PAS domain-containing sensor histidine kinase, whose protein sequence is MTWVDSKPSRLRSLSDHHPDGTVGVTVEGEVSLINRQAARLLCLSDEHVIGGRVEDVLRLQDQDGNNWWQFNDPANSLSTRTGIPEQSWLNSRGEEVLTTARLVRERPLAPVQAIAIGIRSGRGRARLDRERSDLVATVAHELRSPLTGVKGFVQALLNRWDKLNDDQRKMMLETVNADADRLVRLIAELLDVARIDTGRLSLYPRDCNAVVLTQRVVDSVSAGTSRTIELEAADDLPEIFADPDKYTQVVTNLVENAVRHGQGRVLVSLDRSPQDATPVGVRVCVDDQGEGIPKEMRNRVFTKFWKHGSSGGSGLGMYIVGGLARAHGGHVLVDDAPGGGARVIVDWPCEDLRPE, encoded by the coding sequence GTGACCTGGGTCGACTCGAAGCCATCCCGCTTGAGGTCGCTCAGCGACCACCATCCTGACGGAACGGTCGGAGTCACCGTCGAGGGCGAGGTCAGCCTGATCAACCGCCAGGCCGCCCGGTTGCTCTGCCTGTCCGACGAGCACGTGATCGGCGGCCGGGTCGAGGACGTGCTGAGGCTCCAGGACCAGGACGGCAACAACTGGTGGCAGTTCAACGACCCCGCCAACAGCCTGTCCACCCGCACCGGGATCCCGGAGCAGTCCTGGTTGAACTCCCGCGGCGAAGAGGTGCTCACCACCGCGCGCCTGGTCCGCGAGCGCCCGCTGGCGCCTGTCCAGGCCATCGCCATCGGGATCCGCAGCGGGCGGGGGCGCGCCCGTCTCGACCGCGAGAGGTCAGACCTGGTCGCCACCGTGGCCCACGAGCTGAGGTCGCCGCTGACCGGCGTGAAGGGCTTCGTCCAGGCGCTGTTGAACCGCTGGGACAAGCTCAACGACGACCAGCGCAAGATGATGCTCGAGACCGTCAACGCAGATGCCGACCGCCTGGTCCGGTTGATCGCAGAGCTCCTCGACGTCGCGCGCATCGACACCGGGCGGTTGTCGCTCTATCCCCGCGACTGCAACGCGGTCGTCCTCACGCAGCGGGTGGTCGACTCGGTCAGCGCGGGCACCAGCCGGACCATCGAGCTCGAGGCCGCCGACGACCTCCCGGAGATCTTCGCCGATCCCGACAAGTACACCCAGGTCGTCACCAACCTCGTCGAGAACGCCGTGCGCCACGGGCAGGGTCGCGTCCTGGTCTCCCTGGACCGGTCGCCGCAGGACGCCACGCCCGTCGGTGTGCGCGTGTGCGTGGACGACCAGGGCGAGGGCATTCCCAAGGAGATGCGCAACCGCGTCTTCACCAAGTTCTGGAAGCACGGGTCCAGCGGTGGCTCCGGTTTGGGGATGTACATCGTCGGGGGCCTCGCCCGGGCCCACGGCGGCCACGTGCTCGTCGACGATGCGCCCGGAGGCGGCGCCCGGGTCATCGTCGACTGGCCGTGCGAGGACCTGCGGCCGGAGTGA
- a CDS encoding ATP-binding protein, whose protein sequence is MLLILAATYGSGAFSSGMIGAYDWLAAPGIAACLLVISPRREVPWLVLGTAVAAAVGGSLVDDDVAIGVSRGVAYGLEAYVIARLMTRNWFRAPRLRSWNDLRRYLVAVTAGSAVPAVLAFVGAAALGDGRYADAATWVFFNHAACNLVLLQLVTERLRAPRISWVEAAAHAALVGVALTLNYGPGSGTSGVFLLTAVVVWAASRFPKRLGILELAVLAIFMSWQASRGVGPFSSLDLQSSPVLVMTGMQSFLVVSVVIALAVATSLGLERQRALSTHRAKDALINTLSHELRTPLTSIVGSVELLTGDMDMAADERSDLQSRVSRNAERLLSMADNMLTLAAMDQREWTPDRRLTDLRECVLAAREAVAVPAERVSDLRVHFDVPDEPVPVVADCRAIERVVFNLLSNAIKYTPGPGSVHVRLTTSEFAARISVADDGMGIAREDQRHLFERFYRTSTAKQHVVPGTGLGLSIVRSIVAAHGGEIRVDSVVGVGSTFSVDLPLHPVTVSR, encoded by the coding sequence TTGCTCCTGATCCTGGCCGCCACCTACGGCAGCGGCGCGTTCTCCTCCGGCATGATCGGCGCCTACGACTGGCTGGCCGCCCCCGGGATCGCTGCCTGCCTGCTGGTCATCTCTCCGAGGCGCGAGGTGCCCTGGCTGGTGCTCGGCACCGCCGTGGCGGCGGCCGTCGGGGGCTCGCTGGTCGATGACGACGTCGCGATCGGGGTGAGCAGGGGAGTCGCCTACGGGCTCGAGGCCTATGTCATCGCTCGGTTGATGACCCGCAACTGGTTCCGTGCGCCGCGACTCCGCTCGTGGAACGACCTGCGTCGCTACCTCGTCGCCGTCACGGCCGGCAGTGCGGTGCCCGCCGTCCTGGCGTTCGTGGGCGCGGCGGCGCTCGGGGACGGCCGCTATGCCGACGCGGCCACGTGGGTCTTCTTCAACCACGCGGCGTGCAACCTCGTCCTGCTCCAGCTGGTCACCGAACGCCTGCGGGCGCCTCGGATCTCGTGGGTGGAGGCGGCTGCCCATGCAGCCCTCGTGGGCGTCGCGCTCACCCTCAACTACGGTCCGGGCTCAGGCACGTCCGGCGTCTTCCTCCTGACGGCGGTCGTCGTGTGGGCCGCGTCCAGGTTCCCCAAGCGACTGGGCATCCTCGAGCTCGCGGTGCTCGCGATCTTCATGTCCTGGCAGGCGAGCCGCGGAGTCGGCCCCTTCTCGTCCCTCGACCTGCAGTCGAGCCCTGTCCTGGTGATGACCGGAATGCAGAGCTTCCTGGTCGTCAGCGTGGTCATCGCGCTCGCCGTGGCGACCAGCCTCGGCCTGGAGCGCCAACGAGCCCTCTCCACGCACCGCGCGAAGGACGCGCTCATCAACACGCTCAGTCACGAGCTCCGGACCCCCCTGACCAGCATCGTCGGGTCCGTCGAGCTGCTCACCGGGGACATGGACATGGCGGCGGACGAGCGTTCCGACCTCCAGTCCCGGGTCTCGCGCAACGCCGAGCGGCTGCTGTCGATGGCCGACAACATGCTCACCCTGGCGGCGATGGACCAGCGGGAGTGGACGCCGGACAGGCGGCTGACCGACCTGCGCGAGTGCGTGCTCGCGGCTCGGGAGGCCGTCGCCGTACCCGCCGAGCGTGTGTCCGACCTGCGCGTGCACTTCGACGTCCCCGACGAGCCGGTGCCGGTCGTGGCGGACTGCCGCGCCATCGAGCGAGTGGTCTTCAACCTGCTCTCCAACGCGATCAAGTACACCCCCGGCCCGGGGAGCGTGCACGTCCGCCTGACGACGAGCGAGTTCGCCGCTCGAATCTCGGTGGCCGACGACGGCATGGGCATCGCCCGCGAGGACCAGCGGCACCTCTTCGAGCGCTTCTATCGCACCTCCACGGCCAAGCAGCACGTCGTGCCCGGCACCGGCCTGGGCCTGAGCATCGTCCGCTCGATCGTCGCTGCGCACGGGGGCGAGATCCGCGTCGACTCCGTCGTGGGTGTCGGCTCGACGTTCTCGGTCGACCTGCCCCTGCATCCGGTCACGGTGTCTCGATGA
- a CDS encoding response regulator transcription factor — MSDRRVLVVEDDRVINDQLAERLRAEGYAVDQVFDGPTAVTAVAETRPDVVLLDVMLPGLDGHEVCRRIQSERPVPVLMLTARDDESDILVGLGVGADDYLTKPFRMREVVARVAALMRRVDRAAELAATTERSPISVGRLVVDPGRRRTAMGGTQIHLTPTEFDLLVCLAREPGQVLTRERLLSEVWGWGEAAVNGVASRTVDSHVKALRHKLGAGWIRTVHGVGYALEVPA, encoded by the coding sequence ATGAGCGACCGAAGAGTCTTGGTGGTCGAGGACGACAGAGTCATCAACGACCAGCTCGCCGAGCGTCTCCGCGCCGAGGGCTATGCGGTCGACCAGGTCTTCGACGGCCCGACGGCCGTCACCGCGGTCGCCGAGACCCGTCCCGACGTGGTGCTCCTCGACGTCATGCTGCCGGGCCTCGACGGCCACGAGGTGTGCCGCCGGATCCAGTCCGAGCGGCCCGTCCCCGTCCTGATGCTCACGGCCCGCGACGACGAGTCCGACATCCTCGTCGGCCTCGGTGTCGGCGCGGACGACTACCTCACCAAGCCGTTCCGGATGCGCGAGGTCGTCGCCCGGGTGGCCGCCCTGATGCGCAGGGTGGACCGTGCTGCAGAGCTGGCGGCCACGACCGAACGGTCACCCATCAGCGTCGGTCGCCTGGTCGTGGACCCCGGACGTCGCCGTACGGCGATGGGTGGGACACAGATCCACCTGACCCCCACCGAGTTCGACCTGCTCGTGTGCCTGGCCCGCGAGCCCGGCCAGGTGCTCACCCGCGAGCGGCTGCTCAGCGAGGTGTGGGGCTGGGGTGAGGCGGCCGTCAACGGCGTGGCCTCCCGCACGGTCGACAGCCACGTCAAGGCACTGCGCCACAAGCTCGGGGCAGGGTGGATCCGCACCGTCCACGGTGTCGGCTATGCCTTGGAGGTGCCCGCGTGA